In Balearica regulorum gibbericeps isolate bBalReg1 chromosome 2, bBalReg1.pri, whole genome shotgun sequence, one DNA window encodes the following:
- the LY96 gene encoding lymphocyte antigen 96: MFGLFLFILFTPAVSEFLCTSSELEMSYTFCDSTDHVFLFNVTPCFIINESVWKASLTWIPRNDITFLKVIFNVWYDGVKALHWKDVLCCGADDEYSICGALKGETVATSFDIKGARTKFPKGNYTIILQGFSDDSDNNMVICLNFTMIVKQDTF, from the exons ATGTttggactttttcttttcattttattcaccCCGGCAGTCAGTGAATTTCTTTGTACGTCGTCAGAGCTAGAAATGTCATATACTTTTTGCG ATTCTACAGatcatgttttcttgtttaatgtGACACCTTGCTTCATCATTAACGAATCTGTCTGGAAGGCTTCTCTTACCTGGATTCCAA GAAATGACATCACCTTTTTGAAGGTCATCTTCAATGTCTGGTATGATGGTGTTAAAGCATTACACTGGAAAGATGTCCTCTGCTGCGGAGCTGACGACGAATATTCAATTTGCGGAGCGCTGAAAGGAG aaacagTTGCAACATCCTTTGACATTAAAGGTGCAAGAACAAAGTTTCCAAAG GGCAATTATACCATTATTTTACAAGGATTCTCTGATGATTCTGACAATAATATGGTCATATGCTTGAATTTCACCATGATAGTAAAACAAGACACTTTCTGA
- the ELOC gene encoding elongin-C, which translates to MDGEEKTYGGCEGPDAMYVKLISSDGHEFIVKREHALTSGTIKAMLSGPGQFAENETNEVNFREIPSHVLSKVCMYFTYKVRYTNSSTEIPEFPIAPEIALELLMAANFLDC; encoded by the exons ATGG atggagaagagaaaacatatGGTGGGTGCGAGGGCCCAGATGCTATGTATGTGAAGTTAATATCCTCCGATGGCCATGAGTTCATTGTAAAAAGAGAGCATGCATTAACATCAGGAACAATAAAAGCTATGTTGAGCGGACCAG gacagtttgcagaaaatgaaacaaatgaggTGAATTTTAGAGAGATCCCATCCCATGTCCTATCCAAAGTATGCATGTATTTCACCTACAAGGTCCGCTATACCAACAGCTCTACGGAGATTCCTGAATTCCCAATTGCACCTGAAATTGCACTGGAACTTCTGATGGCTGCAAACTTCTTAGattgttaa
- the TMEM70 gene encoding transmembrane protein 70, mitochondrial, which translates to MLRLLLRAAGCRRAAAPASATAAAWLRGAAHRGSSVTCRHRAALPIAEAQQVTPFLGVAVRSLCTSSPHEHPEHGRLVYKGNLAKAVLGVRFFSYSTSIFNLFMMPYIMLKTGIGFESLFIQAAFYGLIGFFTFVTPVTLHVLTKGYVIRLYYKDEMDTYTAITYNAILAEKATVFHQKDVKIPDITKMFTTFYAKTKSMLVNPTLFPNPQDYNHLMGYDKSLYFNLEEEEKEADERK; encoded by the exons AtgctgcggctgctgctgcgggcTGCCGGCTGCCGgcgcgccgccgccccggcctccgccaccgccgccgcctgGCTGCGGGGCGCCGCTCACCGCGGGTCCTCGGTCACTTGCCGCCACCGGGCGGCTCTGCCCATCGCCGAGGCCCAGCAG gttACACCTTTTCTAGGAGTGGCTGTTCGCAGCCTCTGCACATCCTCCCCTCATGAACACCCAGAACATGGAAGATTAGTTTATAAAGGAAATTTGGCAAAGGCAGTGTTAG GTGTGAGGTTTTTCTCTTACTCCACCAGCATATTCAACCTGTTCATGATGCCGTACATCATGCTCAAAACTGGTATTGGATTTGAAAGCCTGTTTATACAAGCTGCCTTCTATGGGTTGATCgggttttttacttttgtaaCACCGGTTACTTTGCATGTCCTTACAAAAGGCTACGTGATTCGACTCTATTACAAAGATGAAATGGACACCTATACAGCCATTACATACAATGCGATCTTGGCAGAAAAAGCAACTGTTTTCCATCAGAAAGATGTAAAGATTCCAGACATCACCAAGATGTTTACAACATTTTACGCCAAAACGAAATCAATGCTTGTAAATCCAACGCTTTTCCCGAATCCTCAGGATTATAACCATCTTATGGGCTATGACAAATCCCTTTATTTTAActtagaggaggaggagaaggaagctgatgaaaggaaataa